Proteins encoded in a region of the Sulfurimonas marina genome:
- the rpoC gene encoding DNA-directed RNA polymerase subunit beta', protein MSKLVPVEVTEDSRPQDIKQLQFRLASPEKVLSWSNGEVKKPETINYRTLKPERDGLFCAKIFGPVRDYECLCGKYKKMRYKGVVCEKCGVEVTSTKVRRTRMGHIELVTPVAHIWYVSSLPSRIGTLLGIKMKDLERVLYYEAYIVEEGGEAYYDAEAKTPVAKYDVLNEEQYRTLVQRFGELGFKARMGGEVVRDLLDSIDLVEVFNQLREEIEETRSEAKKKTINKRLKVIESFLNSGNNPAWMMLTVLPVLPPDLRPLVSLDGGKFAVSDVNDLYRRVINRNQRLKRLVELEAPEIIVRNEKRMLQESVDALFDNGRRANAVKGANKRPLKSLSEIIKGKQGRFRQNLLGKRVDFSGRSVIVVGPDLRMDQCGLPKKMALELFKPHLIAKLEDKGYATTVKAAKKMIEDKTNEVWECLAEIVDGYPIMLNRAPTLHKLSIQAFHPRLIDGKAIQLHPLVCAAFNADFDGDQMAVHVPLSSEAIAEAKVLMLASMNVLLPASGKAIATPSQDMVLGIYYLSLEKNGVKGSNKLFANVDEINIALENKALDIHAKVRTRVDGRIIHTTAGRLLIKAILPDFVPAELWNKTMKKKAINEMVDYVQKHGGIGVTASFLDRLKDLGFKHATEAGVSISADDIRVPDMKEGKINESKNRVIEIQKQFEAGLLTEQERYNKIIDVWTDTNNTLAAEMMELVQNDKDGFNSIHMMADSGARGSAAQIRQLAGMRGLMAKPSGDIIETPIISNFKEGLNVIEYFISTHGARKGLADTALKTANAGYLTRKLVDVAQNVKIVEHDCHTHEGIEITDISDQNTLIESLEDRLNGRVLADDVIDPISNEILFAEGTLLDEESAKVIAEAGIKSAHIRTPTTCKSEEGICALCYGVNLATGHIVRPGEAVGIVAAQSIGEPGTQLTLRTFHVGGTASSTAQERQVVAEKEGFIRYYNLKTYQNKEGKNIVANRRNAAVLLVEPKIKAPFSGKVEIQTIHDEVLVSITGKDETVRYALRKNEIAKPNELAGVSGQIEGKYYFPYANGTEVEAEDSIVETIKDGWNVPSRVPYASELLVDNGAPVTQKIYAKEQGTVKYFLLKGDYLERFEGLKSGYEVKEKGLFAAVIDENNREAVRHYIARGSVIVTEDDEVVESTSLIAKPASDESVVIAEWDPYSNPIISEASGKVKYEDIIVGTTATEQLDELTGKTRLMINDHISSEYKPTIVLATEDGELLRYAIEPKSSLFVKDGQEVKIADIIAKTPKALQKSSDITGGLPRVSELFEGRRPKATALISEIDGTVSFGKPLRGKVRIIVSNSENGIVKEYFVDKSHEAVVNAGDFVHAGERLTTGILSSHELLRIMGVKALYNYLVSEVQQVYRSQGVNIADKHIEVIFTQMLRQVKILKSGDTKFIEGDLVSKAKFAQENEKIIRLGGRPAIAEPFLVGITRAAVSADSIISAASFQDTTKVLTEAAVSAKVDNLDNLKENVIIGRTIPVGTGIYKDKTVTFESSEE, encoded by the coding sequence ATGAGTAAATTAGTACCAGTTGAAGTAACAGAAGATAGCAGACCACAGGATATTAAACAGCTTCAGTTTAGACTAGCGTCACCTGAAAAAGTTTTATCTTGGTCAAACGGTGAAGTTAAAAAACCTGAAACTATTAACTACCGTACTTTAAAGCCTGAACGTGACGGGCTTTTCTGTGCAAAAATTTTCGGACCTGTTCGTGACTACGAGTGTCTTTGTGGTAAATACAAAAAGATGCGTTACAAAGGTGTTGTATGTGAGAAATGTGGTGTTGAAGTAACATCTACAAAAGTTCGTCGTACTCGTATGGGGCATATCGAGCTTGTAACTCCTGTTGCACACATTTGGTATGTATCTTCATTACCATCTCGTATCGGTACACTTCTTGGTATCAAAATGAAAGATTTAGAGCGTGTACTTTACTACGAAGCATACATTGTAGAAGAGGGTGGTGAAGCATACTATGATGCTGAAGCAAAAACTCCTGTTGCTAAATATGATGTATTAAATGAAGAACAATACCGTACATTAGTTCAAAGATTCGGTGAATTAGGTTTCAAAGCTCGTATGGGTGGTGAAGTTGTTCGCGATCTATTAGACTCTATTGATCTTGTTGAAGTATTTAACCAATTAAGAGAAGAGATCGAAGAGACTCGTTCAGAAGCTAAGAAAAAAACAATCAACAAACGTTTAAAAGTTATTGAGTCTTTCTTAAACTCTGGAAATAATCCAGCATGGATGATGTTAACTGTATTACCGGTTCTTCCACCAGATTTACGTCCACTTGTATCACTTGATGGTGGTAAATTTGCAGTATCTGATGTTAATGATCTTTATCGCCGTGTTATCAACAGAAATCAACGTTTAAAACGTTTAGTTGAACTTGAAGCTCCGGAAATTATTGTTAGAAATGAAAAGCGTATGCTTCAAGAGTCTGTTGATGCACTTTTTGACAATGGTCGTCGTGCAAATGCTGTTAAAGGTGCAAACAAACGTCCACTTAAATCTTTAAGTGAAATCATTAAAGGTAAACAAGGTCGTTTCCGTCAAAACCTTCTTGGTAAGCGTGTTGACTTCTCTGGACGTTCTGTAATCGTTGTTGGACCGGACCTTAGAATGGATCAATGTGGTTTACCTAAGAAAATGGCTCTTGAGCTGTTCAAGCCGCATCTAATCGCTAAATTAGAAGATAAAGGGTATGCAACTACAGTAAAAGCTGCTAAGAAAATGATCGAAGACAAAACAAACGAAGTTTGGGAATGTCTTGCTGAAATCGTTGATGGTTATCCAATTATGCTTAACCGTGCACCGACACTTCACAAACTATCGATCCAAGCATTCCACCCAAGACTAATTGATGGAAAAGCTATTCAGCTTCACCCATTAGTTTGTGCTGCGTTTAATGCCGACTTCGATGGTGACCAGATGGCTGTTCATGTACCTTTAAGTTCAGAAGCTATTGCTGAAGCAAAAGTTCTTATGCTTGCATCTATGAACGTTCTTCTTCCGGCTTCTGGTAAAGCGATCGCTACACCTTCACAAGATATGGTCCTTGGTATCTACTACCTATCTTTAGAGAAAAATGGTGTAAAAGGTTCTAATAAACTATTTGCTAACGTTGATGAAATTAACATTGCATTAGAGAACAAAGCGCTTGATATTCATGCAAAAGTTAGAACTCGTGTTGATGGAAGAATTATCCATACAACTGCCGGTCGCCTTTTAATTAAAGCAATCCTTCCAGATTTTGTTCCTGCTGAATTATGGAATAAAACTATGAAGAAAAAAGCTATCAATGAGATGGTTGACTATGTTCAAAAGCATGGTGGTATTGGTGTAACTGCATCATTCTTAGATAGATTAAAAGATCTAGGTTTCAAACATGCGACTGAGGCTGGTGTATCTATTTCAGCTGATGATATTCGTGTTCCAGATATGAAAGAGGGGAAAATTAACGAGTCTAAAAACCGTGTAATTGAGATCCAAAAACAATTTGAAGCAGGTCTTTTAACTGAACAAGAAAGATACAATAAAATTATCGACGTTTGGACAGATACAAATAATACACTTGCAGCAGAGATGATGGAACTGGTTCAAAACGATAAAGACGGTTTCAACTCTATCCATATGATGGCTGATTCTGGTGCGAGGGGTTCTGCAGCTCAGATTCGTCAGCTTGCTGGTATGCGTGGTCTTATGGCTAAACCAAGTGGTGACATTATTGAGACTCCGATTATCTCGAACTTCAAAGAGGGTCTAAACGTAATCGAGTACTTTATTTCAACTCACGGTGCGCGTAAAGGTCTTGCCGATACAGCACTTAAAACAGCGAATGCGGGTTACTTAACACGTAAACTTGTTGACGTTGCACAAAACGTGAAAATTGTTGAGCATGACTGTCATACTCACGAAGGTATCGAAATTACAGATATCTCTGATCAAAATACGTTAATCGAGTCTTTAGAAGACAGACTTAACGGTCGTGTACTTGCTGATGATGTAATCGACCCAATCTCTAATGAGATCCTTTTTGCAGAGGGTACATTACTTGACGAAGAGAGTGCAAAAGTTATTGCTGAGGCTGGAATCAAGTCAGCTCACATTAGAACTCCGACAACATGTAAAAGTGAAGAGGGTATCTGTGCACTATGTTACGGTGTTAACCTTGCAACTGGTCACATTGTACGTCCTGGTGAGGCTGTTGGTATTGTAGCTGCTCAATCAATTGGTGAGCCGGGTACACAGCTTACACTTCGTACATTCCACGTTGGGGGTACTGCGAGTTCAACTGCTCAAGAGCGTCAAGTTGTAGCTGAAAAAGAAGGTTTTATCCGTTATTATAACCTTAAAACGTACCAAAACAAAGAGGGTAAAAACATAGTAGCTAACCGTCGTAATGCGGCTGTATTACTTGTTGAGCCAAAAATTAAAGCACCTTTCTCTGGAAAAGTTGAAATTCAAACTATCCACGATGAAGTATTAGTAAGCATTACAGGTAAAGATGAAACTGTTCGTTACGCACTTCGTAAAAATGAGATCGCTAAGCCTAATGAGCTTGCTGGTGTAAGCGGTCAAATTGAAGGAAAGTACTACTTCCCATATGCAAATGGAACAGAAGTAGAAGCAGAAGATTCTATCGTTGAAACTATTAAAGACGGATGGAACGTACCATCACGTGTACCATACGCATCTGAATTATTAGTTGATAACGGTGCACCTGTTACACAAAAAATCTATGCTAAAGAGCAAGGAACTGTTAAGTACTTCCTACTTAAAGGTGACTATTTAGAAAGATTTGAAGGTCTTAAATCTGGTTACGAAGTAAAAGAGAAAGGTCTTTTTGCAGCTGTAATTGATGAGAACAACCGTGAGGCTGTACGTCACTACATCGCACGTGGTTCAGTTATCGTTACAGAAGATGATGAAGTAGTTGAATCAACTAGTCTTATCGCTAAACCTGCATCTGATGAATCAGTTGTAATTGCAGAATGGGATCCATATTCAAATCCTATTATCTCTGAAGCAAGCGGTAAAGTGAAATATGAAGATATCATTGTTGGTACTACAGCAACTGAGCAACTTGATGAGCTAACTGGTAAAACTCGTCTAATGATTAATGATCACATCTCATCTGAGTACAAGCCGACAATCGTGTTAGCTACTGAAGATGGTGAGTTATTACGTTATGCAATTGAGCCTAAATCTTCTTTATTCGTTAAAGATGGTCAAGAGGTAAAAATTGCTGATATCATTGCGAAAACACCAAAAGCACTTCAAAAGTCATCGGATATTACAGGGGGTCTTCCACGTGTATCTGAACTATTTGAAGGTCGTCGTCCTAAAGCTACTGCACTTATCTCTGAGATAGATGGTACAGTAAGTTTTGGTAAACCGTTACGTGGTAAAGTGCGTATCATTGTAAGCAACTCTGAAAACGGTATTGTAAAAGAGTACTTTGTAGATAAATCACACGAAGCAGTTGTTAATGCAGGTGACTTTGTTCACGCTGGTGAGCGTTTAACTACTGGTATCTTGTCTTCACACGAGTTATTAAGAATTATGGGTGTTAAAGCACTTTATAATTACCTCGTATCTGAAGTACAACAAGTTTACCGTTCTCAAGGGGTTAATATCGCTGATAAACATATTGAGGTTATCTTCACTCAGATGTTAAGACAAGTTAAGATCTTAAAATCTGGAGATACGAAGTTTATCGAAGGTGATTTAGTTTCTAAAGCAAAATTTGCTCAAGAGAATGAAAAAATTATCCGTCTTGGTGGTCGTCCTGCGATTGCTGAGCCATTCCTTGTTGGTATCACACGTGCTGCAGTATCTGCTGATTCTATTATCTCAGCTGCATCATTCCAAGATACAACTAAAGTATTAACTGAAGCTGCTGTAAGTGCTAAAGTTGATAACTTAGACAACTTAAAAGAAAACGTTATTATTGGTAGAACTATCCCTGTTGGTACAGGTATCTACAAAGATAAAACAGTAACTTTTGAATCTTCAGAAGAGTAG
- the rpsL gene encoding 30S ribosomal protein S12 encodes MPTINQLIRKERKKVVKKSKSAALKACPQRRGVCTRVYTTTPKKPNSALRKVAKVRLTSGIEVISYIGGEGHNLQEHSIVLVRGGRVKDLPGVKYHIVRGALDTAGVANRLVGRSKYGTKKPKK; translated from the coding sequence ATGCCTACAATCAATCAATTGATTCGTAAAGAGCGTAAAAAAGTAGTAAAGAAATCAAAATCTGCTGCTTTAAAAGCTTGTCCACAGCGTCGTGGTGTATGTACTCGTGTTTACACAACTACACCTAAAAAACCAAACTCGGCTTTAAGAAAAGTTGCAAAAGTTAGATTAACTTCTGGAATCGAAGTTATTTCATATATTGGTGGTGAGGGTCACAACCTTCAAGAGCACTCTATCGTACTAGTACGTGGTGGTAGGGTAAAAGATTTACCGGGTGTTAAGTATCACATCGTTCGTGGTGCACTAGATACTGCTGGTGTTGCTAACCGTTTAGTTGGTCGTTCTAAATACGGTACTAAAAAACCTAAAAAATAG
- the rpsG gene encoding 30S ribosomal protein S7: MRRRKAPVREIMPDPVYGSKVLTKFINKVMLDGKKSTAEKIIYSALDVISAKGEKSGIDTFNEAIENIKPIIEVKSRRVGGATYQVPVEVRPVRQQSLAIRWLVDAARKRNERTMAERLANEFMDAAAEKGTAFKKKEDTYKMAEANKAFAHYRW, translated from the coding sequence ATGAGAAGAAGAAAAGCTCCTGTTCGTGAAATTATGCCGGATCCAGTATATGGAAGCAAAGTTTTAACGAAATTTATTAACAAAGTAATGTTAGATGGTAAAAAATCTACTGCAGAAAAAATTATCTACAGTGCGTTAGATGTAATCTCTGCAAAAGGTGAGAAATCAGGAATCGATACATTCAACGAAGCTATTGAGAATATTAAACCTATTATTGAGGTTAAAAGTCGCCGTGTTGGTGGTGCTACTTATCAAGTTCCAGTAGAAGTACGTCCAGTGCGTCAACAGTCTTTAGCTATCCGTTGGTTAGTTGATGCTGCAAGAAAAAGAAATGAAAGAACAATGGCTGAGAGATTAGCTAACGAGTTTATGGATGCTGCTGCTGAAAAAGGTACTGCGTTCAAGAAGAAAGAAGATACTTACAAAATGGCTGAAGCAAATAAAGCATTTGCTCACTACCGTTGGTAA
- the fusA gene encoding elongation factor G, with product MARSHKLSDVRNIGIAAHIDAGKTTTTERILFYTGVEHKIGEVHDGAATMDWMEQEQERGITITSAATTCEWSGKQINIIDTPGHVDFTIEVERSMRVLDGAVSVFCAVGGVQPQSETVWRQRNRYGVPSIVFVNKYDRTGADFYEVERQIRERLKGNPVPIQLPIGAEDQFEGVIDLVQMKEIVWDAEAAMGSAYNTQDIRADYQEKAEEYREKMIEEISAVDGNEELMEKFLEGEDISEEELKAAIKAATIGMHIVPMTVGTAFKNKGVQTLLDAVVDYLPAPTEVPAIKGTMMDDEEQEVTVPSTDDGEFASLAFKIMTDPFVGQLTFIRVYRGSLESGSYVHNSTKDKKERIGRIMKMHAIKREEVKEIYAGEIGAVVGLKYTTTGDTLCSEKDKVVLERMDFPDPVISVAVEPKTKADQEKMGIALGKLAAEDPSFRVATDEETGQTIISGMGELHLEIIVDRMKREFKVEAEVGAPQVSYREAIRSEVDKNYKYAKQSGGRGQYGHVVFKMKPGEAGEGLVFHNEIKGGVIPKEYVPAIEKGMEESMKNGVLAGFPIEDVEVTLYDGSYHEVDSNEMSFKIAASMGFKEAAREASPAILEPIMKVEVEVPEEYMGDVIGDLNRRRGQVNSMGDRSGNKIVDAHVPLSEMFGYSTDLRSNTQGRATYAMEFDHYEEVPRNVSEEIIKKRNG from the coding sequence ATGGCAAGATCTCATAAATTAAGCGATGTAAGAAACATTGGTATTGCTGCTCACATTGATGCTGGTAAAACAACAACAACTGAGCGTATCCTTTTCTATACAGGTGTTGAGCATAAAATCGGTGAAGTTCACGATGGTGCTGCAACAATGGACTGGATGGAGCAAGAGCAAGAGCGTGGTATTACAATTACTTCAGCTGCTACAACATGTGAATGGAGCGGTAAACAAATTAATATTATCGATACTCCGGGTCACGTTGACTTTACTATTGAAGTTGAGCGTTCTATGCGTGTACTTGATGGTGCTGTATCTGTATTCTGTGCAGTTGGTGGTGTTCAACCTCAATCTGAAACAGTTTGGAGACAAAGAAACCGTTATGGTGTACCTTCAATCGTTTTCGTAAACAAATATGATAGAACTGGTGCTGATTTCTATGAAGTAGAGCGTCAAATTCGTGAGCGTCTTAAAGGGAATCCGGTTCCTATTCAACTTCCTATCGGTGCTGAAGATCAATTCGAAGGTGTAATTGACTTAGTACAAATGAAAGAGATTGTTTGGGATGCTGAAGCTGCTATGGGTTCTGCATACAATACACAAGATATCCGTGCTGATTATCAAGAAAAAGCTGAAGAATACCGTGAAAAAATGATTGAAGAGATCTCTGCAGTTGACGGTAATGAAGAGTTAATGGAAAAATTCTTAGAGGGTGAAGATATCTCTGAAGAAGAATTAAAAGCTGCAATCAAAGCTGCTACTATCGGTATGCACATTGTTCCAATGACTGTTGGTACAGCTTTTAAAAACAAAGGTGTTCAAACTTTACTTGACGCTGTTGTTGATTACCTTCCAGCTCCAACTGAAGTACCGGCTATTAAAGGTACAATGATGGATGATGAAGAGCAAGAAGTTACAGTTCCTTCAACTGATGATGGTGAATTCGCTTCATTAGCATTCAAAATTATGACTGACCCATTCGTTGGACAGTTAACTTTCATCCGTGTTTACCGTGGTTCTTTAGAATCAGGTTCATACGTACACAATTCAACTAAAGATAAAAAAGAGCGTATTGGTCGTATCATGAAAATGCATGCTATCAAACGTGAAGAAGTTAAAGAGATCTACGCTGGTGAGATCGGTGCGGTTGTTGGTCTTAAATATACTACAACTGGTGATACTCTTTGTTCTGAAAAAGATAAAGTTGTTCTTGAAAGAATGGACTTCCCAGATCCGGTTATCTCTGTTGCAGTTGAACCAAAAACAAAAGCTGACCAAGAAAAAATGGGTATCGCTCTAGGTAAACTAGCTGCAGAAGATCCATCTTTCCGTGTTGCTACTGATGAAGAGACTGGTCAAACTATTATTTCTGGTATGGGTGAGTTACACCTTGAGATTATTGTTGACCGTATGAAGCGTGAGTTTAAAGTTGAAGCTGAAGTTGGTGCTCCACAGGTATCTTACCGTGAAGCTATCAGAAGCGAAGTTGACAAAAACTACAAATATGCTAAACAGTCTGGTGGTCGTGGACAATATGGTCACGTTGTATTCAAAATGAAACCAGGTGAAGCTGGTGAAGGTCTTGTATTCCACAACGAAATCAAAGGTGGTGTTATTCCTAAAGAGTACGTTCCTGCTATTGAAAAAGGTATGGAAGAGTCTATGAAAAACGGTGTACTTGCTGGCTTCCCAATTGAAGATGTTGAAGTTACACTTTACGATGGTTCTTACCACGAAGTTGACTCGAATGAGATGTCATTCAAAATCGCTGCTTCAATGGGATTCAAAGAAGCTGCTCGTGAAGCAAGCCCAGCTATTCTTGAACCAATCATGAAAGTTGAAGTTGAAGTACCTGAAGAGTATATGGGTGACGTTATCGGTGACCTTAACCGTCGTCGTGGTCAAGTTAACTCTATGGGTGATAGAAGCGGTAACAAAATTGTTGACGCTCACGTTCCTCTTTCTGAGATGTTCGGATACTCTACTGATCTACGTTCAAATACACAAGGTCGTGCTACATACGCTATGGAATTCGATCACTACGAAGAAGTTCCAAGAAACGTATCTGAAGAGATCATCAAAAAACGTAACGGATAA
- a CDS encoding arginyltransferase, whose translation MNLLKEFLLEDKCSYLENMQQTTHYKVIDKCSATACQELIERGYRRFGKMYFRPICTDCHECQSIKIDVNNFIFSKSARRVLKKAKDISIVVQHPTMTKTHLELFDKYHKYMNEKKGWDYSPTSPDHYFNSFVSGYENFGYEVLYFFQDKLIGVDLIDILQDGISSIYFYYNPDFAQYSLGRLSLYKQIEFAKRYEKKWIYLGYYVEGCPSLEYKKDYTPYVTLEGRPSEYEEFNWS comes from the coding sequence ATGAACTTACTTAAAGAATTTCTACTCGAAGATAAATGCTCATATCTAGAAAATATGCAACAAACTACACACTATAAAGTAATAGACAAATGTTCTGCTACTGCTTGTCAAGAGTTAATAGAAAGAGGATATAGAAGATTTGGGAAAATGTATTTTCGACCTATATGTACAGATTGTCATGAATGTCAAAGTATAAAAATAGATGTTAATAATTTTATATTTTCAAAATCTGCCAGACGTGTACTAAAAAAAGCTAAAGATATCTCTATTGTTGTACAACACCCTACAATGACAAAAACCCATCTAGAACTTTTTGATAAGTACCATAAATATATGAATGAAAAAAAGGGGTGGGATTATTCTCCAACTTCTCCTGATCATTACTTTAATTCTTTTGTCAGCGGATATGAAAATTTCGGTTATGAAGTGTTATATTTTTTTCAAGACAAACTTATAGGTGTTGATCTTATAGATATTTTGCAAGATGGAATATCTTCGATCTATTTCTATTACAATCCGGACTTTGCACAATATTCTCTTGGTAGATTATCTTTATATAAACAGATAGAATTTGCAAAGCGATACGAAAAAAAATGGATATATTTAGGTTACTATGTAGAAGGATGTCCATCTTTAGAGTATAAGAAAGATTACACTCCATATGTCACTTTAGAAGGCAGACCGAGTGAGTATGAAGAGTTTAACTGGTCTTGA
- the prfB gene encoding peptide chain release factor 2, translating into MDNYEYTELLKNIKIKMENITGVVEPAKLQERLQEIETLENDPEFWNDATNAAKIQKEKTQIQRKLEKYNIAKSAVDDAADLYEMAKEEDDEESIEALFADAPELEEQIRSMEIEVLLSGESDASNAILSIHPGAGGTESQDWASMLLRMYKRWAERHDFKVEVLDYQAGDEAGIKDVSILIKGENAYGYLKVENGIHRLVRISPFDSNAKRHTSFSSVMVSPEIDDDIDIVIEDKDIRIDTYRASGAGGQHVNKTESAIRITHIATGVVVQCQNDRSQHKNKATAMKMLKSRLYELELEEQKAKEAGIEKSEIGWGHQIRSYVMQPYQQVKDTRSNEAYTNVPAILDGDIDKMIEGVLIAQNKEE; encoded by the coding sequence ATGGATAACTACGAATACACAGAACTTTTAAAAAATATCAAAATAAAAATGGAGAATATTACGGGTGTAGTTGAACCTGCGAAATTGCAAGAGAGACTCCAAGAGATCGAAACACTTGAAAACGATCCTGAATTTTGGAACGATGCGACAAATGCTGCAAAGATCCAAAAAGAGAAAACTCAGATTCAAAGAAAACTAGAAAAATATAATATTGCCAAATCTGCCGTTGATGATGCAGCTGATCTTTATGAGATGGCAAAAGAGGAAGATGATGAAGAATCTATAGAGGCACTTTTTGCGGATGCTCCCGAACTTGAAGAACAGATCCGTTCTATGGAGATCGAAGTTTTACTCAGCGGTGAGAGTGATGCTTCAAATGCAATTCTTTCGATCCATCCTGGAGCCGGGGGAACAGAATCTCAAGACTGGGCAAGTATGCTGCTACGTATGTATAAACGTTGGGCAGAAAGACATGATTTTAAGGTAGAAGTACTAGATTATCAAGCAGGTGATGAAGCGGGTATCAAAGATGTATCTATTCTCATTAAAGGTGAGAATGCTTATGGCTATTTAAAAGTTGAAAACGGTATCCACAGACTTGTTCGTATTTCTCCGTTTGATTCCAATGCCAAAAGACATACATCATTCTCCTCTGTTATGGTTTCACCGGAAATTGATGATGATATCGATATTGTTATAGAAGATAAAGATATTCGTATAGACACTTACCGTGCGAGTGGTGCAGGTGGACAACACGTTAATAAAACTGAATCTGCTATCCGTATTACCCATATAGCAACCGGAGTAGTTGTACAGTGTCAAAATGATAGAAGTCAACATAAAAATAAAGCTACTGCAATGAAGATGTTAAAATCACGTTTATATGAATTAGAACTTGAAGAGCAAAAAGCCAAAGAAGCTGGTATAGAAAAAAGTGAAATTGGCTGGGGGCATCAGATCCGCTCGTACGTTATGCAACCGTATCAACAAGTAAAAGATACAAGAAGTAACGAAGCTTACACAAATGTTCCGGCTATTCTTGACGGTGATATCGATAAGATGATCGAAGGGGTACTTATAGCACAGAATAAAGAGGAGTAA